The Pyrus communis chromosome 12, drPyrComm1.1, whole genome shotgun sequence genomic sequence GCAGAGAAAATGAATACCATATGCGCACGTTACTCAACAGAGAAAATGAACTGGGCATGCTGTACCAAAACAGTTAGCCACATCCAAGATTACTTTCTACATCAAAAGCTGCATAACCATTCAAGGCGGTTAATGCAAATTGCTTCAAACACTATGCTATAGGTGTTCAAATAACTGGCTCGAGCTGACCAAGTTGGTTCAGATACTCTACTTCCTGTGGGTTTGTTTCAGTTACAAATTTAGTACGCGATCTATATGAAGTTAGTCGACTGTTGGGTGTTATGAAGCCAACAAAACCGATCCCATCGGATTATGTATTGAGTGCCAAATATGATGTCTAATCAACATGATGAGGACATGAGCATCAACTTTAGGTTTACTGTTGAAAGAgatgaaaagagagaaaatgatcTAATCCCCTTTGTACGTATGCAAATTGACTGTACAGCTGTCCAAGTTTTCAAAGCATTTAAGCTCTAGTTTTGAAACCTCGTGGAAGAAACTAGATAAGGCGGGTCTTCTATGAGTTACCAGCCCTACCaaactgatatatatatatatatatatatatatagttacaGTACTCTAATTATGTTTTGAGAAATCCTAACTGTAGTTGTGCTGAATGTCACGAGAAGCTGACACCATAAAAACCTACTGAAACGCACTGAAAATCAAGGACattgttgttttattttgttcttgataaaaattcaaaagttacaGATGACACCAAACCCAGGCGCATAAAAGACGCGGTAAAATTCAACATCGAAACTTTGAATTATCTTGAACCAAAACTAGTTAGGAAGCATAACTAACAAACCTTGTCTTGATATAGGGATAACGCGATGGCGCGGCCCTTCGAACATCCAATTATCTTCTTCAAGGGATTTAACCACCTTGTTAAGTGCATCCATAAGATCGGATTTTATAACTGCAATGTCGAAAAGTAAACACTCAGATTTCGCATAAAATACACgcattaaaacaaaacaaacaaagcaGAGATGCATTCAATGATCAATCGATTTCTTTGATGACaacagaaacaagaaaccaaaatCATGTAATTAAATATTTGAACCAGTAACAGtggaaacaaataaacaaacaaacaattggAAAGTGAGATTGGAAAGCGAAAAGTGAGAGGAACGAACCAAGTAATGCTTCGTGTTTGCGATCTTGAATGGAAATGAGGTCGGAGGGGAAGAAGAGGTCGTCGGAGAGAGCGGCGGCGGCGGCAGGGTTGGAATTGCTTCGTTCTCTTTCTCCGGCTATCGCTGTCGTCGATATCGACGAATGTGCCGGCGATGAATTCGAATTACTCATTCTCTCTGTCGCACAAGGAAGAGATTTggaaatgtcttttttttttcttttttttttggaatttctgaAAGAACGACCCTAAAATCCCTGAATTTAAAAGAAGTCTGTATCCAGTTTACTCACCATGATACGTGATCCAATAAAATCCTAACACGTGTCCAGTTTGCCCAGCTTCTTCGACCTTTGTCCCTGCAAATCCGAAAAGCCTTCTCTTCCTCCAACTTTGCCCTTCGTCGATCCCATCCCCGTCTTATCCTCCCTCCTCCGTCGACTCCGCCGTCGTCCCCTCCAACCTCTCTCCTCCTTCGCCTCCCTTCCTCTGCAAATCCGACCACCAGACCTGATAATACATGTGCTCTCCTCGGCGCCCTCCACTGTCCTCTCTCACCACCACCAGCCACCGCCCCTCGACCGAATGAGATCTGAATCTAACATGAAAGTAGAAAACATGAAGGCAAGAACATCCCAGCCATCAGCCACTGTTGCCTTCTCCAATTCCTTCCTTCTGGGATTTGTCTTGGTACTCTTCTCCGCCATTGGTTTCTGCACACATTCTTCTGCACATTATTCAACTCTTCAGGTCAGTGCTTGGTTTTCTCAGATTCCTcaatttttttacttaatttcattgcaaatttgcaattgttaccaacattttatgagatttgtatcacatattttttttcgtTGGATGGAGGGAGAGAAGTATTACAATTTTTTAGTGTTAAGAAATTTTGAGCTCTACATGTTCATGGTGTGTTGTTTAATAAGCATAGCCCCTCATGGCTTACTCAATTTTTTAGTGATAAGAAAAGTAACACTATCATAAATTGTGAACTGCATCTTCGTGTCTGCAGGATTTCTCTAATGATTTTTATCCGTGacgtatattttttatttttcaggcaGGAACGTCTGATTCAAACTATGATGGTGGTGGCTCTAATATTAGTGCCTTTTCTAGATTCAACAAGTATATTATGCAGTCTTACtacgaaaaatatgaaaacttgTTCGATTCAGATTTCGAAGATTTTGTAGCACAAGAGCTTCCTTTTGGTTTGTGTGAGGTGCTGCCACATGATCTGAGTTTTGTTGTTAGACCCCCAATCTTGCACCGCAATTTGATAGGCAGAGGTTCGCATCGTCATCTCACCTCATCCATTAGAGTTAACATCAAACCAGAGCCCATGTATGAGCTACCAACTCACCATTGTGAGCTCATAATCATTGAGAGACTGCCATCTGGGGTATTTGCGGATCCATTTGAGCTTCAACATCTCCTTCAGCGTGGTGGTAAGTGTTTTTCTGCTCTGCTCCCTCCGCACcacaaatgaaaacaaaatactaCACATTACCTGTTATCTAGAGATGTTGCACTAATTTCGTTTCTTGTATTTCTGATTTTCCATTTAATGCAGCATATAGCGCTATAGCTGTGTTTGGAGATGCGAATTTGGAACTGCCTTCATTTCTTTCCAATCGTACCGCTGTTGAGGTTCACATGGATATTGGTCATAATTTCTTGCTGAGGCACGACAAAGAGTCTAACATCAACATAGAGCTTCCATTGCATGCACGATATCCAGTAAGCGGAGaggttttgaattaaatttgtaaCTGTATCTGATTTCGCTGTGAAGATATTTTCACCTCGACAGGTTCTACATTCGTTCTGCATTTGCATATATGATTTGAAATTGGGATGTTTGGCTTTTTAGGTCGTTAAAACTTTGAGGCATGTGTTGTGCGCTGAGGATTCTGAAACCTGATATATTCGTTATTTTGTATCATTTGAccttgctttttttctttttctgaatgCAGCCTCTAGATGAAAGCGGCTATTGGGAAGTCAAATTTGGTGTGCCGGATTTGTTCATGCGTTGTAGCATCGAGGGAACTTCACAAAATCAAAGCTGTTTGTATAAGATGCCAGAGATCAATGGTTCTGAATTAGGATACGCTAAACTTGTCTGGAAAATCCCTTCTGGGATGAAGGCACATGCTGGAATCGTATCCACTCTCACGTTCGTTGCAGCCTTAATTTCGGCTATTGCAATTGCTGCTACATCCATTTTTCATTCAGGCGTCGCCTCCGGCAAACATTTGAAAGAATCTTAATTCATTAAACATGTATGTTGCTTTACCGTCATTTAGCATTCATTTATATGAATTGGCTTTCATAACTTGCACCGAGTTCCCCCTTTCGATCCATCCTTTGTTTTTAAGCGACTTATTTCCCATTCTCACTTTATGATATTGATGTTCACCCGTTTGGTTGAAGAGGCATTGGAGGTTGGTGGGCTGAACAATTTACATGGCACGGGTACATAATTACAATGACCAAATTGGCTGAATTAAAAGCACGACGACCAAAATAGGTTTTGACCTGAAACACAGTGATCAAAAAGGTTCTTAACCtttgttgttaaattttttattttttaaccaaaa encodes the following:
- the LOC137710827 gene encoding uncharacterized protein isoform X1, with the protein product MSNSNSSPAHSSISTTAIAGERERSNSNPAAAAALSDDLFFPSDLISIQDRKHEALLVIKSDLMDALNKVVKSLEEDNWMFEGPRHRVIPISRQGLLAVFSRSTRKHQINGLWHHQNDFQPGRIMRSCICTVLTSTRAPGLLLWYTTTNILGFLLSVWQMSQYTRRQSNLVVILGFI
- the LOC137710827 gene encoding protein SAMBA isoform X2 — translated: MSNSNSSPAHSSISTTAIAGERERSNSNPAAAAALSDDLFFPSDLISIQDRKHEALLVIKSDLMDALNKVVKSLEEDNWMFEGPRHRVIPISRQGGFLQKHKEASNKWTMAPPK
- the LOC137710826 gene encoding uncharacterized protein; amino-acid sequence: MRSESNMKVENMKARTSQPSATVAFSNSFLLGFVLVLFSAIGFCTHSSAHYSTLQAGTSDSNYDGGGSNISAFSRFNKYIMQSYYEKYENLFDSDFEDFVAQELPFGLCEVLPHDLSFVVRPPILHRNLIGRGSHRHLTSSIRVNIKPEPMYELPTHHCELIIIERLPSGVFADPFELQHLLQRGAYSAIAVFGDANLELPSFLSNRTAVEVHMDIGHNFLLRHDKESNINIELPLHARYPPLDESGYWEVKFGVPDLFMRCSIEGTSQNQSCLYKMPEINGSELGYAKLVWKIPSGMKAHAGIVSTLTFVAALISAIAIAATSIFHSGVASGKHLKES